AATCACTTTTTATGAAGCTGTCCCCACCGACCATGTCTTCTCCTTTGAATACTGACCATATCAGAGAGACCCTCAAAACTCGGCTACCGTTTTGTGCCGACCTGAAGAGCTATGAAAGCCTTCCTGGTGATGCATCAAATCGTCGTTATTACCGTCTCGTCTTAACCCAGGCCCCCATGCCCTCGTTGATTGTCATGCAGCTTGCCGACCCCGAAGGCTTTAAGGCTTCTGAAGAGGCCGTGAGCGGCGGGAAGCAGAAGATCACTGAGTTGCCATTTTTGAACGTTCTGAGATTTTTACAATCCTGTTCGATTACGGTTCCGACTGTGCATTATTTCGATGAAGCGGCTGGGTTGCTTTATCTGGAAGATTTTGGAGACGTCACCTTGTCAGAGGCTGTTATCGGAGCCGATCAGGCTGAACGGGAGCAGCGATATGCTCAGGCCATCGATACGTTGGTGAAGATGCATGTGGGAGCGATGTCCCGTGATTCCTCGACCTGTTTCGCATTCGGACGAGCATTCGATGAACCCCTATTGATGTGGGAGTTCGAGCATTTTCTGGAATATGGGGTCGAGGTTCGTCGAGGAAAGCCCATGAGTGTGGACGACCGGTTTACCGTCCAAAAGGCATTTCAACGCATAGCTAAATTGATGACAGACCAGCCTCCGGTCTTTACACATCGCGATTATCACTCGCGTAATTTAATGGTGAGTGGTGAACGATTGGGGGTCATAGATTTTCAGGATGCGTTGCTTGGGCCGGCGACCTATGATTTAGCTTCCTTATTACGGGACTCTTATGTGGCTCTGGATGAGGCGATGGTCGATCGGTTACTGAGCCGATATCGTGAGGGAATGTGTGCGGGGTTGGATCGTGATACGCAAAAGGCGATGTCTTTCGACGCTCCTGTCGAGTTTCGAAGACTTTTTGATTTTACGAGTATTCAACGGAACCTCAAGGCCGCCGGGCGTTTTGTCTACATTGACCGTGTCAAGCAGAATCCAAAGTTTCTAGCCGACATACCACGGACCTTACGCTACGTTCAGGATAATCTTCGAAAATATCCCGAATTACACGAGCTGTTCGCTCACCTTTCTCCCTACGTTCCGGAGTGGCAATAACAGTATCGAGCTGACCTATGAGAGCGATGATACTTGCGGCCGGATTAGGGACTCGCCTCAGGCCCCTTACTGAGAGAATTCCG
The genomic region above belongs to Nitrospirales bacterium and contains:
- a CDS encoding phosphotransferase, translating into MKLSPPTMSSPLNTDHIRETLKTRLPFCADLKSYESLPGDASNRRYYRLVLTQAPMPSLIVMQLADPEGFKASEEAVSGGKQKITELPFLNVLRFLQSCSITVPTVHYFDEAAGLLYLEDFGDVTLSEAVIGADQAEREQRYAQAIDTLVKMHVGAMSRDSSTCFAFGRAFDEPLLMWEFEHFLEYGVEVRRGKPMSVDDRFTVQKAFQRIAKLMTDQPPVFTHRDYHSRNLMVSGERLGVIDFQDALLGPATYDLASLLRDSYVALDEAMVDRLLSRYREGMCAGLDRDTQKAMSFDAPVEFRRLFDFTSIQRNLKAAGRFVYIDRVKQNPKFLADIPRTLRYVQDNLRKYPELHELFAHLSPYVPEWQ